DNA sequence from the Chitinophaga flava genome:
TGCCGCAGAGCGCAGTTCCATAGACTGGTTCTCCAGGAAAACACCGGTGATTTTTGACTGGGTGAGGTTGGCGAGAAAACAGGCGAAATCAAGACAGCTGTTACTCATACTCACCACATCCGTCACGAATAATATTTTTTCCATAAAACATTGTAGGATTTATTCTTTCTCCGGTTCTTCCGGAAGCTGAAGGGCGGCAGGCTCTTTCAGTCCATCACCGGCATTCAGCTCTTCCAGAGAGAGATGCCCGGCCCTTGTTGTCTGCAACCAGATCGAACCGGATCTGTGTAATACTTTAGCGCTCAGGCCAAAGAGATAACTTAAATCATGTTCTACCGCGAGCGCTGTACGGTAGTGGCTGATATCCAACCATCCAAAGCTGTGCAGTATCCGGATCTTTTCAATAGGCATTTCCGGTGGTACCCGGTTTCTTTTAGCATTACAGACTCTATCCACATAAGGTGTATGGAAGAACTCCAGTTTCAGACATGGGTACAACCCGTGAAACTTATCCTGTATATCAGCAATGATGGCTTCTTCACTAATGTAAATCTGCATAACCATAGCTTTAAAATGCTGATACAATAATACAACCGTACAGCCGGCCATACTATGAGGTTCATCAGGTACAAACCTGATACTAATCATATTTCCGGACAACAACTGACGAGCCTGTCAAAACCTCGTCAGTCTTGATACTGAAGGAGAAAATCCTTAACTTACCATAGTTGTAAAACAACCAGCAATGACAACATCCATCAGAGATCTTGACATTGACTTTCAACTCAGTATGTTCGCAGCATTAATGGAGAGAGTCCCCGGCCTGGTCGCTATCAGAGAGATGACAGGCGGACGGTTGAAGTATATCAATGCAACAGGTATCCGGATGCTGGGAACAAATGATTTCCCTTCCCTGAAACTGCTGCTGGAACAAAATCAGCTGGGAGACGGAAAAACAATCACGGGCAATGCCTTCCCCCCTGAGGACCCCGTTCTGCATGAAATACAATGGAGAAATCTGCAGGGTGAAACCTTCACCGGCCTGTATGAAGAAATGATCATACAACATCAGGGCCAGTCCTACTGCTTCTTCCGCATCACCGACAGTCAGTCAGACAGACGCTACAAACTACAGCTCAGCAAAGAACTGCAGCGTTTTGGCGCCCTTTTCAACTATGCCAGTATAGGCATTATCGTTACTAACCAGGATGGCGAAATTATGCTCATCAATGATTTTGCCCTTCAACAGTTTGATTACAGAAGAGAGGAACTAACCGGCAAACCCATAGAACAACTGATTCCTCAGCGACTGCAGCAAAAACATATAGGACATCGCGAAAGGTATAACGCCGCGCCACAGAGCAGGCCCATGGGCATTGGACTCGACCTCTTCGCTGTACGCCGCGACGGTTCCGAATTTCCGGTGGAGATCAGTCTGAGCCACTATTCCAATGAAGAAGGCCATTTTGTGATCGCTTACATCAGTAACATCACCGCCAGAAAAAAAGCAGAAGACAAAATCGAAAGGCTGAACAACGAACTCGAAGGCATGGTAGAAGAACGTACTTTACAATTACGCAAAGCACTCGCCGATCTCGAAGCATCCAAAGAAGAGCTTACACAGGCACTCAGCAGAGAAAAGGAACTAGGCGATCTTAGATCCCGCTTTGTTTCCATGGCATCGCATGAATTCCGCACGCCGCTGAGTACCATCCTGTCATCTGCCTTTCTGGTAAAACACTATGCAGCAGACGGCGAGCAGCCCGTCCGCGACAAACATATCCAGCGCATTGTTAATTCTGTCAGCTTTCTCACCGACACACTGAATGATTTTCTCTCCGTAGGAAAAATAGAAGAAGGAAAATTACAACCACGATATACCACCTTCGATATAGAAGACTACTTCAATACCATCGTACAGGAAATGCAGGAACTGATAAAAGAAAACCAGATCATCCGCTACCAGCACACCGGAGCTACCGAAGCCTGGCTGGACCCGTCTTTGTTGCGGCATATTTCCATGAACCTGCTGGGCAACGCCATTAAGTTTTCGCATCCCGGCGGCACCATCGAAATGTTCACCGCTGTGGAAGACAAACAGTTTATCCTGACGATCAAAGACAATGGCATCGGTATGTCGCAGGAAGACCAGCAGCACCTTTATGAACGGTTTTACCGGGGTACCAACGTCAGCAACATTCAGGGCACAGGACTCGGCCTGCATATTGTGCAGAAATACAGTGAACTGCTCAACGGCGCTATTTCCTGCGCCAGCGAGCTGGGAGTAGGCACCATCTTTACCATCACTTTTCCGGCAGATCCCTTAAATGTACGCTCACCATGAAGACGATCCTGTTGATAGAAGACAACGAAGAGCTGAGAGAGAATACTGCTGATATCCTCGCTATCGCCGGCTATCGCGTACTCACAGCCGAAAACGGGAAAGCAGGAATTGAAATGCTCTTTCAACACCAGCCCGACCTGGTGATCTGTGATATCATGATGCCTATACTGGATGGCTTTGGTGTATTACATCTGATGCAACAACAGGAGTCTGTAAAAGATACGCCCTTCATCTTTCTGACCGCTAAAACAGACAGGGCCGATTTCCGCAAAGGAATGGGCATGGGTGCAGATGATTATCTCACCAAACCCTTTAGTGGTACCGAACTCTGGGACACCGTGGAAAGCAGGCTGAGAAAAGCTGCGATCAAAAAACAACAGTTTCCTGCTGATATACAGGGTATGAGCCAGCTGATGTATGAAGTCACCGGCAAAACCTCCCTGCAGACACTCGCAGAAGGCCGCAACATTGATAAGTACCGTAAAAAACAGGTGATCTATGCCGAAGGGAATCATCCTTCCCGCCTCTATTATGTGCAGAAAGGAAAAGTAAAAACCTGTAAAACCAATGACCAGGGGAAAGAACTGGTGCTTGACCTTTACTCCGCCGGCGACTTTCTGGGATATACCGCCCTGTTGGAAGGTACTGTGTACAAAGAAACGGCCATCGCTATGGAAGATACTGAAATAGCCCTGATCCCTGCCGATGATTTTAAGGAACTGCTCAACAACAACCATGAAGTGGCTACACAGCTGATTCGTATGCTGGCCAAAAACATCACAGACAAGGAACAACAACTGCTGGGACTGGCCTACAACTCTCTGCGCAAAAAAGTAGCAGAAGCGTTGATCAGTCTTCTACGAAAATACAACCCTCATAACGAAACGCCTTACACCGTGAATATCAGC
Encoded proteins:
- a CDS encoding sensor histidine kinase, translating into MTTSIRDLDIDFQLSMFAALMERVPGLVAIREMTGGRLKYINATGIRMLGTNDFPSLKLLLEQNQLGDGKTITGNAFPPEDPVLHEIQWRNLQGETFTGLYEEMIIQHQGQSYCFFRITDSQSDRRYKLQLSKELQRFGALFNYASIGIIVTNQDGEIMLINDFALQQFDYRREELTGKPIEQLIPQRLQQKHIGHRERYNAAPQSRPMGIGLDLFAVRRDGSEFPVEISLSHYSNEEGHFVIAYISNITARKKAEDKIERLNNELEGMVEERTLQLRKALADLEASKEELTQALSREKELGDLRSRFVSMASHEFRTPLSTILSSAFLVKHYAADGEQPVRDKHIQRIVNSVSFLTDTLNDFLSVGKIEEGKLQPRYTTFDIEDYFNTIVQEMQELIKENQIIRYQHTGATEAWLDPSLLRHISMNLLGNAIKFSHPGGTIEMFTAVEDKQFILTIKDNGIGMSQEDQQHLYERFYRGTNVSNIQGTGLGLHIVQKYSELLNGAISCASELGVGTIFTITFPADPLNVRSP
- a CDS encoding response regulator is translated as MKTILLIEDNEELRENTADILAIAGYRVLTAENGKAGIEMLFQHQPDLVICDIMMPILDGFGVLHLMQQQESVKDTPFIFLTAKTDRADFRKGMGMGADDYLTKPFSGTELWDTVESRLRKAAIKKQQFPADIQGMSQLMYEVTGKTSLQTLAEGRNIDKYRKKQVIYAEGNHPSRLYYVQKGKVKTCKTNDQGKELVLDLYSAGDFLGYTALLEGTVYKETAIAMEDTEIALIPADDFKELLNNNHEVATQLIRMLAKNITDKEQQLLGLAYNSLRKKVAEALISLLRKYNPHNETPYTVNISRENLATIAGTATESLIRTLSDFREEKLIDIRDGMVIILDENKLSNMLY